Proteins encoded in a region of the Zea mays cultivar B73 chromosome 2, Zm-B73-REFERENCE-NAM-5.0, whole genome shotgun sequence genome:
- the LOC103647761 gene encoding uncharacterized protein gives MHLLPSPSVKGSRLANLYSVSPAQTPVKVQKSGPGARAGRVPLRWSRRCVPVAAPPAGRCGAVVHGESVRRPAWVNCVRAGVIDCVSETGVLCVSVCVCSGLSESKRS, from the exons ATGCACCTTCTTCCTTCTCCGTCCGTCAAGGGCTCAAGGCTAGCTAATCTATATAGCGTGTCTCCTGCCCAGACGCCGGTGAAGGTGCAGAAGAGTGGCCCCGGGGCCCGGGCCGGCCGTGTGCCCCTGCGCTGGTCGAGAAGATGCGTGCCGGTGGCGGCCCCGCCAGCCGGGCGCTGCGGCGCCGTCGTCCATGGCGAGAGCGTCCGCCGGCCAGCCTGGGTGAATTGCGTTCGTGCCGGTGTGATCGACTGCGTGAGTGAGACTGGGGTTCTGTGTgtcagtgtgtgtgtgtgttcagGTCTATCCGAGAGCAAG CGCTCCTGA